In Canis lupus familiaris isolate Mischka breed German Shepherd chromosome 9, alternate assembly UU_Cfam_GSD_1.0, whole genome shotgun sequence, a single window of DNA contains:
- the LOC119876613 gene encoding olfactory receptor 139-like — protein sequence MEPSAWGNRTTVTEFILLGLTENIRLQPILFVVFLVAYLITVGGNLSILAAIFVEPKLHTPMYYFLGNLSLLDIGCITVTVPPMLACLLAHQCRVPYAACISQLFFFHLLAGVDCHLLTAMAYDRYLAICQPLTYSTRMSREVQGALVGICCTISFINALTHTVAISVLDFCGPNVINHFYCDLPPLFQFSCSSIHLNGKLLFVGATFMGVFPMILISVSYAHVTAAVLRIRSAEGRKKAFSTCGSHLTVVCIFYGTGIFSYMRLGSASVSDKDKGIGILNTILSPMLNPIIYSLRNPDVQGALKRVLMGKRPPE from the coding sequence ATGGAGCCAAGTGCCTGGGGGAACAGGACAACTGTCACTGAGTTCATCCTTCTTGGCCTGACAGAAAACATAAGACTGCAACCCATCCTTTTTGTTGTCTTCCTTGTTGCCTATTTAATCACTGTTGGAGGCAACCTCAGCATCCTGGCTGCCATCTTTGTGGAGCCCAAACTCCACACACCCATGTACTACTTCCTGGGGAATCTGTCTCTGCTGGACATTGGATGCATCACTGTCACCGTCCCTCCAATGCTAGCATGTCTCCTGGCCCACCAGTGTAGAGTTCCCTATGCTGCCTGCATTTCACAGCTCTTCTTTTTCCACCTCCTGGCTGGTGTTGACTGTCACCTCCTGACAgccatggcctatgaccgctaccTGGCCATCTGTCAGCCCCTCACCTACAGCACCCGCATGAGCCGTGAAGTCCAGGGTGCCTTGGTGGGCATTTGCTGCACCATTTCCTTTATCAATGCTTTGACTCATACAGTGGCTATATCTGTGCTTGACTTCTGTGGCCCTAATGTGATCAACCACTTCTACTGCGACCTCCCACCCCTATTCCAGTTCTCCTGCTCCAGCATCCACCTCAATGGGAAGCTGCTTTTTGTGGGAGCCACTTTCATGGGAGTGTTCCCCATGATCCTCATCTCAGTGTCTTATGCTCACGTTACAGCTGCAGTGCTACGAATCCGCtcagcagaggggaggaagaaggccTTCTCTACATGTGGGTCTCACCTCACCGTGGTTTGTATCTTTTATGGAACTGGCATCTTCAGTTATATGCGTCTGGGCTCAGCGTCAGTTTCAGATAAGGACAAGGGGATTGGGATCCTCAATACTATCCTTAGCCCCATGCTGAATCCAATCATCTATAGCCTCCGGAACCCTGATGTGCAGGGGGCCCTGAAAAGAGTGCTGATGGGGAAGCGGCCCCCTGAGTGA